In Deinococcus sonorensis KR-87, a single window of DNA contains:
- a CDS encoding Imm7 family immunity protein: MFEFHGWFGLQEAAHFVDEGSRWDEIIEGIKARVAALNWGTGEYNLVAEVRLMNGEAFLHLTGNKNHRGVIGQELADLLTYVAREAPGSYGLLYWRDDEGKPPAGRWNFQVTVMARGALSTRFDPFLSPTFPVLEVSDEGDESGQWDELFILPTSR, encoded by the coding sequence GTGTTTGAATTTCATGGGTGGTTTGGTCTTCAGGAAGCAGCTCACTTTGTCGATGAGGGGAGTCGCTGGGATGAGATCATCGAAGGCATCAAGGCTCGCGTCGCAGCCCTGAACTGGGGTACAGGGGAATACAACCTCGTGGCGGAAGTCCGCCTGATGAACGGTGAGGCCTTCCTGCACCTGACGGGCAACAAGAACCATCGTGGCGTGATCGGCCAGGAGCTCGCAGATCTCCTCACCTACGTTGCTCGGGAAGCTCCGGGCTCCTACGGCCTGTTGTATTGGCGTGATGACGAAGGCAAACCACCCGCAGGCCGCTGGAACTTTCAGGTAACGGTCATGGCCAGAGGCGCCCTCAGCACACGCTTTGACCCGTTCCTCTCGCCGACCTTCCCCGTCCTTGAGGTCTCGGATGAGGGCGACGAGTCGGGTCAATGGGATGAGCTCTTTATTCTGCCGACGAGCAGGTGA
- a CDS encoding IS701 family transposase, producing MRRFKRFRQLFPAFFAPFLAGFRHTAQRRLAPLYVQGLCSFVARKSITPLAQTVAPGQGDHLQHFITDSPWDPQPLETLVAQQAQRLVGGKDAVLIIDDTCLTKFGTKSVGVSRQYSGQVGKVTNCQCLVSLTLAQHDVPIPLALRLFLPSEWTGDVERCERAGVPAAHLVPKAKWEIALEELDRVRRSVTFGVVLADAAYGNNAEFRKALSKRGLFWSVGIVRNQKVYSEDVRLIPPPRIVRGRRPKGPSASEERQTVEALLQAAPWHEITWRHGTKGPMRGRFAAVFVRIADGAANGAGAHLPGEELWVIGEERNNGGCKYYACNFGPAATLNDLVAVTKRRWACEHGHRELKQEVGLSHFEGRSWRGLHHHAVLCLVALAFLQAIRLEQPDGVQGETLPAIRAELAGTLSQPLLCPRCRLLTVQPAGP from the coding sequence ATGCGCCGCTTTAAACGCTTCCGCCAGTTGTTCCCAGCGTTCTTCGCTCCATTCCTGGCGGGCTTCCGGCACACTGCTCAGCGACGGCTCGCTCCGCTCTACGTCCAAGGACTCTGCAGTTTTGTAGCTCGGAAAAGTATCACTCCCCTTGCGCAGACGGTCGCACCGGGGCAGGGGGATCACCTGCAGCACTTCATCACCGACAGCCCCTGGGACCCACAGCCCCTCGAAACCCTGGTCGCCCAGCAGGCGCAACGTCTGGTGGGCGGCAAGGACGCCGTGCTGATCATCGACGACACCTGCTTAACGAAGTTCGGGACGAAATCGGTGGGCGTATCGCGCCAATACTCCGGGCAGGTCGGCAAGGTCACCAATTGTCAATGCCTGGTGTCGCTGACCCTCGCCCAGCACGACGTTCCCATCCCGTTGGCGCTTCGCCTGTTCCTCCCGTCTGAGTGGACAGGTGACGTTGAGCGGTGCGAACGAGCCGGCGTCCCTGCAGCGCATCTCGTGCCCAAGGCCAAGTGGGAGATCGCGCTGGAAGAGCTGGACCGGGTCCGTCGCAGCGTCACGTTCGGGGTGGTGCTTGCAGATGCGGCGTACGGGAACAACGCTGAGTTCCGCAAGGCGTTGTCGAAACGCGGCTTGTTCTGGTCCGTGGGGATCGTGCGCAACCAGAAGGTCTACTCCGAGGACGTTCGCCTGATTCCGCCGCCCAGGATCGTGCGAGGTCGTCGTCCCAAGGGACCGAGTGCGTCCGAAGAGCGCCAGACGGTTGAGGCGCTGCTACAGGCCGCACCGTGGCATGAGATTACCTGGCGCCATGGGACGAAAGGACCAATGCGCGGTCGCTTTGCTGCGGTCTTCGTGCGCATCGCCGATGGCGCAGCGAATGGCGCTGGCGCGCACCTGCCGGGCGAGGAACTTTGGGTGATCGGCGAAGAACGCAATAACGGCGGGTGCAAATACTACGCCTGCAACTTCGGACCAGCAGCGACGCTGAATGACCTTGTGGCGGTAACGAAGCGTCGCTGGGCCTGTGAGCACGGGCATCGGGAGCTGAAGCAGGAAGTTGGTTTATCGCACTTCGAGGGACGCTCGTGGCGGGGGCTGCATCACCACGCCGTGCTGTGTCTGGTGGCCCTGGCGTTCCTGCAGGCGATTCGCCTGGAACAACCGGACGGTGTACAGGGCGAGACGCTGCCAGCGATTCGAGCAGAACTGGCTGGAACGCTGTCCCAGCCATTACTCTGCCCACGTTGTCGGCTGCTCACCGTTCAGCCAGCTGGCCCTTGA
- a CDS encoding replication initiator protein A: MVGKPASQTRADLLAMPSTVEVLKSRDERNITRLALIMAPNRVPPGLTAWEKDLSLGPLGSLKVTCRSLSGQVVPHGLDNDLLLGAINAFIEQGMPENDTVVLSLRHLCVLSAITPGGRQRAAVLASLNRLQGSSFRFVETWFRAGRGKATTEQFSLLASFRVLEDLELPEAERQKHPHSDALLELVLGKPLARSVREGYTRPLDLSVYRELSQPMVRTLYRLLSETRLVLPAADPARYMVAVRAWAMHLGMYDFDISKVRRALEPAHRELMDRGFLRDVIYTGRGEAQHVEYVFGTSSVVSVDPKLVALLTARGLAVGPAIKLVGSYPESALQQAVESFDALTAAGYRARTPGGLLTDILRFPEKYAQGTTKAPKAPEAVQVQRVLEAVPEPTDAFGATKGILNALVHQQKLTPEEAQTCLRLLEERRVTMTEVALLSVATQKSASQQVGSWLQRPSARA; encoded by the coding sequence ATGGTGGGCAAGCCGGCCTCACAGACGCGAGCAGACCTTCTGGCGATGCCCAGTACGGTCGAGGTGCTCAAGAGCCGTGATGAGCGCAACATCACGCGCCTTGCGCTGATCATGGCGCCCAACCGAGTGCCTCCTGGGTTGACCGCGTGGGAGAAGGACCTGAGTCTGGGGCCGCTGGGGAGCCTGAAGGTGACCTGCCGGTCGCTGAGTGGCCAGGTGGTGCCGCATGGGCTGGACAACGACCTGCTCCTCGGTGCAATCAACGCCTTCATTGAACAGGGTATGCCAGAGAACGATACCGTGGTGTTGAGCCTACGGCACCTGTGTGTGTTGAGTGCAATCACACCGGGCGGACGGCAGCGGGCGGCAGTTCTGGCGTCGCTCAACCGGTTGCAGGGGTCCTCATTCAGGTTTGTCGAAACGTGGTTCCGGGCGGGTCGGGGAAAGGCCACCACCGAGCAGTTCAGCCTGCTGGCGTCGTTCCGGGTGTTGGAAGACCTGGAGCTGCCCGAAGCCGAGCGGCAGAAGCACCCGCACAGCGACGCCCTGCTGGAACTGGTGCTGGGGAAGCCGTTAGCCCGCAGTGTCCGGGAAGGGTACACCAGGCCGCTGGATCTGAGCGTGTACCGTGAGCTGTCGCAGCCGATGGTCCGGACGCTGTACCGGCTGCTGTCGGAAACCCGGCTGGTGCTGCCGGCAGCGGATCCGGCCCGTTACATGGTGGCGGTGCGCGCCTGGGCGATGCACCTGGGCATGTACGATTTCGACATCAGCAAGGTGCGCCGTGCCCTGGAGCCCGCCCACCGTGAGCTGATGGACCGTGGGTTTCTTCGGGACGTGATCTATACGGGGCGTGGCGAGGCGCAGCACGTCGAGTATGTCTTCGGGACGAGCAGTGTGGTGAGCGTCGATCCCAAGCTGGTGGCGCTGCTGACCGCTCGGGGGCTGGCGGTGGGGCCGGCCATCAAGCTGGTGGGGTCGTACCCGGAGTCGGCGCTGCAACAGGCCGTCGAGAGCTTCGATGCGCTGACTGCTGCGGGGTACCGTGCCCGGACGCCGGGTGGGTTGCTGACCGACATCCTGCGTTTTCCCGAGAAGTACGCTCAGGGCACGACCAAGGCGCCTAAGGCACCTGAAGCGGTGCAGGTGCAGCGGGTGCTGGAAGCGGTGCCGGAGCCCACGGATGCCTTCGGGGCGACCAAGGGAATTTTGAACGCTTTGGTTCACCAGCAGAAGCTCACGCCTGAGGAGGCGCAGACGTGCCTGAGGCTGCTGGAGGAGCGGCGCGTCACCATGACGGAGGTGGCGCTGCTGAGTGTCGCCACCCAGAAGAGCGCGTCCCAGCAGGTGGGGAGCTGGCTGCAACGCCCGAGCGCGCGCGCCTGA
- a CDS encoding excalibur calcium-binding domain-containing protein → MLTLLSVGAQAAPSTPFRIETRYLDQTLTAAQQAIVQRATQRVAALIRSPFVPVAVDSPANACDAGLPKLKEQVAHLILFVKVKDLGEDLYADATPCELHDDTYLPIYAELELNSNGLGDLPDEDLTDTIIHETLHALGVGTLWTPDERISVSGDSDGKSFIRKAGGQVVYTGPRAVAAYQKLGGHGTAIPLDPDAGHWAGKTVCSEILSGDAGDFTGLVNPISPITLAALEDLGYTVNLAAADRYMLPIKGCDVQSAQVDTSRTASTDQVFYANCAAVRAAGLAPLKHGQPGYRRALDGDGDGLACE, encoded by the coding sequence TTGCTCACCCTCCTGAGTGTCGGGGCGCAGGCGGCCCCGAGCACGCCCTTCCGCATCGAGACCCGCTATCTGGACCAGACATTGACTGCCGCGCAGCAAGCCATCGTGCAGCGGGCCACCCAGCGGGTCGCCGCCCTGATCCGGTCGCCATTCGTCCCGGTAGCTGTGGATTCGCCGGCCAACGCCTGCGATGCTGGCCTGCCGAAACTCAAGGAGCAGGTGGCGCACCTGATTCTGTTCGTGAAGGTCAAGGACCTGGGGGAGGACCTGTACGCCGATGCCACGCCCTGTGAGCTGCACGACGACACGTACCTGCCGATCTATGCCGAGCTCGAACTCAACTCGAACGGCCTGGGTGACCTTCCGGACGAGGATCTGACCGACACCATCATCCACGAGACCTTGCATGCGCTGGGGGTGGGCACGCTCTGGACCCCCGACGAACGAATCTCGGTCAGCGGCGACTCTGACGGAAAAAGCTTCATTCGAAAGGCGGGCGGTCAGGTGGTGTACACCGGACCCCGCGCCGTCGCGGCTTACCAGAAGCTGGGCGGCCACGGCACGGCAATTCCCCTGGACCCGGACGCCGGTCACTGGGCCGGCAAGACGGTCTGCTCGGAGATCCTTTCCGGGGATGCGGGGGACTTTACCGGGCTGGTCAATCCGATCAGCCCCATCACCCTCGCAGCGTTGGAAGACCTCGGGTACACCGTCAATCTCGCCGCTGCCGACCGCTACATGCTGCCGATCAAAGGCTGCGACGTTCAAAGCGCTCAGGTCGATACCTCCAGGACGGCATCAACCGACCAGGTCTTCTACGCCAACTGCGCGGCGGTGCGGGCCGCCGGCCTGGCGCCGCTCAAGCACGGTCAGCCGGGGTACCGCCGCGCGCTGGATGGGGATGGCGACGGCCTCGCCTGTGAGTAG